GAAAATCACTCTTACGcattattgtttctttctcCTTCAGGCGTGCTAATCTGTACGAAGAGACTGACAAGCTGGACGAAAGTTTAGAAGACTATAAGAAAGTGCTAGAGCTGGAACCGGCAAACAGTGAGGCCCGATCCGCCACGGTACGTTTGCCACCCAAGATAGcggaacgaaacgaacggCTAAAGGAGGAAATGATGGGCAAGCTGAAGGACCTGGGCAACATGATCCTGCGACCTTTCGGTTTGTCGACGCAAAACTTTGAAATGAAACAAGATCCCCAGACCGGTTCGTACTCGATCAACTTTAACCAGGGCGCCAAACAATGACGCGACGATTTGGGAAGGTTTTAGCAGCGGTTATATTCCTTTGGATAGATGAAAAAACATGTTGTAAGTTGTTAATGAGACGCTGTAAATAATCCTCTCTCGTGCGCTTGTGGAGGTTAAAAAACGACATCTTTTCTCTGTGAGTctattttacattaaaactTCATTTTATGAGGATCAATAAATAAAGCTAACATAAGAAAAGGCGATGAAAGTAtcaaaatattagaaaaactgttttatttgctgtgtgtttttaatcCCTTATATTTTGATTGTTCTCATTGCTTTATGAGCtagaaaattgttttgtgatgtaaaaaataaagttctttccaaacttgtttttttactcTGCTATCTACACATTTGATGCCATCACCATAATTTGTCAAGCCTCCTTGGGTATGTCGTACAGACCACATTCGCGATTGGCCGGAACCGCTTTATCTGTTTAAATAatcatgaaaacaaaacccttcaACATCGTAGAGCGAAAGATATTAATTTAACAGCTTACCAATCATCTTGGGATACGGCAGGTTCAAGTTGCTCATCAACTCCACGAACGCGTCCACATCCTTAGTAAGCCGTGGATTGTAACGTTTTTCCTCCGCAACAGTCGTTTCCATGTTACCTCTAGCAGCACacaatgaaaggaaaaaatgccGTTTTTAAGAGGCTATCTTAGTAGGCCAGGTCCCTCGCAGTCATCAAACTTCACTTACTTGTAATCGTGAGCCGGAAATAGGCGGAAATTTTCCGGCAACGTAAAGATGCGCTCGTGCACGGAACGGTACAGCGTGCGTGAATCACCTTCCTGAAAATCGGTGCGACCACAACCCCTGATTAGCAGCGTATCACCGGTAAACGCTACGCCCTGTTCCTCCACCACGAACGTCATGCAGCCGTTGGTGTGCCCGGGCGTACTCATGGCCCGCAACACGTGCCGTCCGAACTGGACCGTTTCATTGTCCACCAGCTTTTTGTCCGCCTTTGCGCCACTGCTTTGCGATATTACGCTGACGGTTCCAGGGACCAGCTGTTTCAAATATCCGGTACCCGTTATGTGATCCGCGTGCATGTGAGTATTTActaaaaattttatattttcaataatttatttaaataccGAATCATTTTAGATTTTGCTTACTTACGCGCATATTTCAGCGTAAATCCAAGTTCTTTAATCAACTGAGCATCACGTTTTGCTTGCTCGAGTACGGGATCGATCAGGATGGCCTCCTTTGATGTAATATCTGCCAGCAGGTATGAGTAGGTATGCGATTgttcatcaaacagctgaaacaAAACGTAAAAGCACTATCATTAAACAGTCCAAACTATCATTACCACGCATGATCAACCAAAATTATATGTTACAATTGCCATGAAGCGGGAAATGTTAAGTAAAGATTCTGCATGCTTAGTAGAAAGATATTTTATCTATTGCATCAGCTTTATGAAAAGCGCAACAAAGCGATAAGAACTGTGTCCTGTTTTTGTGGTGCATTGTATCTGGCAGAATGTGCTAAAAATAGCACTACAAATTAATCACAATTTATCTGTTCACAATCAAGTGTGCATCATCCAAGCTCGATGTTTCC
This genomic window from Anopheles maculipalpis chromosome 2RL, idAnoMacuDA_375_x, whole genome shotgun sequence contains:
- the LOC126558602 gene encoding persulfide dioxygenase ETHE1, mitochondrial isoform X2; this encodes MIASSAATYIQSSTTCSIAQSAVTFAQGVKMLDARKTFTEDFFFRQLFDEQSHTYSYLLADITSKEAILIDPVLEQAKRDAQLIKELGFTLKYALNTHMHADHITGTGYLKQLVPGTVSVISQSSGAKADKKLVDNETVQFGRHVLRAMSTPGHTNGCMTFVVEEQGVAFTGDTLLIRGCGRTDFQEGDSRTLYRSVHERIFTLPENFRLFPAHDYKGNMETTVAEEKRYNPRLTKDVDAFVELMSNLNLPYPKMIDKAVPANRECGLYDIPKEA
- the LOC126558602 gene encoding persulfide dioxygenase ETHE1, mitochondrial isoform X1, with the protein product MRLFIIGFRRAAAAATGVGVYMLPGQQQQQTTRLVTRMIASSAATYIQSSTTCSIAQSAVTFAQGVKMLDARKTFTEDFFFRQLFDEQSHTYSYLLADITSKEAILIDPVLEQAKRDAQLIKELGFTLKYALNTHMHADHITGTGYLKQLVPGTVSVISQSSGAKADKKLVDNETVQFGRHVLRAMSTPGHTNGCMTFVVEEQGVAFTGDTLLIRGCGRTDFQEGDSRTLYRSVHERIFTLPENFRLFPAHDYKGNMETTVAEEKRYNPRLTKDVDAFVELMSNLNLPYPKMIDKAVPANRECGLYDIPKEA